A window from Candidatus Bathyarchaeota archaeon encodes these proteins:
- a CDS encoding helix-hairpin-helix domain-containing protein, whose amino-acid sequence YSGFEPINQTPLENRPPCPPWREYRLYQASFLIRDYGISAKDLEEIMNDKGFLPNVDPKVALAKIHPEIFPIDLNTANFRKIVRIPHIGPATAKKIIEYRKIKPIKYFSDLEKILGPNLARKVLGYVYVKDKRLTQFQRNRQQA is encoded by the coding sequence ACTATAGCGGATTTGAACCAATAAATCAGACTCCGCTAGAAAATCGCCCGCCATGCCCACCATGGCGAGAATACCGCCTTTACCAAGCCTCATTTTTAATTAGAGACTACGGAATATCAGCAAAAGACCTTGAAGAAATAATGAATGACAAGGGCTTTCTACCAAATGTGGACCCGAAAGTCGCACTAGCGAAAATTCACCCAGAAATCTTTCCAATAGACTTAAACACTGCAAACTTTAGGAAAATAGTAAGAATACCACATATTGGCCCCGCAACAGCAAAAAAAATAATAGAATACAGAAAAATTAAGCCTATAAAATACTTTAGTGACTTAGAGAAAATTTTAGGTCCAAACTTGGCTCGAAAAGTTTTAGGGTACGTCTACGTAAAAGATAAGCGTTTAACCCAATTTCAAAGAAACCGTCAACAGGCTTAA